In Microbacterium pumilum, the following proteins share a genomic window:
- a CDS encoding hemolysin family protein, whose translation MEFVMLGVGLLLTFGTGLFVASEFALVNLDRADLEARQAAGETRLSLTISALKITSTHLSSAQLGITLTTLLTGYALEPAISNLLRPVFTAWGLPAGVVSPLAVFLAVTLATVLSMILGELVPKSFALAVPRQTAKLVMPFQVGFTTVFRPAVSVLNGSANGVLRAMGIEPKEELSGARTAEELSSLVRRSASAGLLEEDTASLLDRSLTFARLTAADVMTPRPSIHALAAGDPVEEVIQLARRTGHSRFPVYDDSMDDITGIVHLKAAVSVPRERRMDVPAAAVATEPLRVPEAVHLDALVSELRARGYQMAVVVDEYGGTAGVVTLEDLVEEIVGEVLDEHDRRRAGIIRAADTVTFPGELRPDEVLDRTGIRIPEDDVYDTVGGFIMSVLERIPVVGDTVEIEDGTLDVQRMSGRRVERVRFTPAPMPADAAADGGDDR comes from the coding sequence ATGGAATTCGTCATGCTGGGCGTGGGGCTCCTGCTCACTTTCGGAACCGGACTGTTCGTCGCGAGTGAATTCGCGCTCGTCAACCTCGACCGTGCCGACCTCGAGGCCCGCCAGGCGGCGGGTGAGACGCGGCTGTCGCTGACGATCAGCGCATTGAAGATCACCTCGACCCACCTGTCCAGCGCACAGCTCGGCATCACGCTGACGACGCTGCTCACGGGTTATGCGCTCGAGCCCGCGATCTCGAACCTGCTGCGACCCGTCTTCACGGCGTGGGGTCTGCCCGCGGGAGTGGTGTCACCCCTCGCCGTGTTCCTCGCCGTCACGTTGGCCACCGTCCTGTCGATGATCCTCGGCGAGCTCGTGCCGAAGAGCTTCGCGCTCGCGGTTCCGCGCCAGACGGCAAAGCTGGTCATGCCGTTCCAGGTCGGGTTCACCACGGTGTTCCGCCCGGCGGTCAGCGTGCTCAACGGCAGCGCCAACGGCGTGCTCCGCGCGATGGGTATCGAACCCAAGGAAGAGCTGTCGGGTGCCCGCACGGCCGAGGAGCTCTCGAGTCTCGTCCGGCGCTCTGCGAGCGCGGGACTGCTCGAAGAAGACACCGCATCCCTCCTCGACCGCAGCCTCACCTTCGCCCGGCTGACGGCCGCCGACGTCATGACGCCGCGGCCCAGCATCCATGCCCTCGCGGCAGGAGACCCGGTCGAAGAGGTGATCCAGCTCGCGCGCCGCACCGGCCACAGCCGCTTCCCCGTCTACGACGACTCGATGGACGACATCACCGGAATCGTGCACCTCAAGGCGGCGGTGAGCGTTCCGCGAGAGCGACGAATGGATGTCCCGGCCGCCGCGGTCGCGACGGAGCCGCTGCGCGTGCCGGAAGCCGTGCATCTCGACGCCCTGGTGTCGGAACTGCGCGCCCGCGGCTACCAGATGGCAGTGGTCGTCGACGAGTACGGCGGCACCGCGGGCGTCGTGACCCTTGAAGACCTCGTCGAGGAGATCGTCGGCGAAGTGCTCGACGAGCATGATCGCCGACGCGCGGGAATCATCCGCGCCGCCGACACCGTGACATTTCCTGGCGAGCTGCGGCCGGACGAGGTGCTCGACCGCACCGGCATCCGGATTCCCGAGGACGACGTCTACGACACGGTCGGCGGATTCATCATGAGCGTGCTCGAGCGCATCCCCGTCGTAGGCGACACCGTCGAGATCGAGGATGGGACGCTCGACGTGCAGCGCATGAGTGGACGCCGCGTGGAGCGCGTGCGCTTCACCCCCGCACCGATGCCCGCCGACGCTGCGGCCGACGGGGGTGACGACCGATGA
- a CDS encoding hemolysin family protein, whose product MSDWGGIAWLVVLLAFNAFFVGAEFAVISARRSQIEPLAERGSRSAKTALYAMEHATLMLATSQLGITICSLLILNVSEPAIHHLLAGPLGLTGLSEAAVDAFAFIVALILVSYLHVVFGEMVPKNLAFSVPDRAVLMLATPLVWVSKLFHPIIVSLNWIANGVVRLFRVEPKDEAASTFTLEEVATIVNQSRIEGVLNDTSGTVAAAVEFTDKKAKDVAVPLADLVTLPESATPDEIERAVAKHGFSRYVIVDGAGHPLGYVHLKDILQAAEGPNASTDVARRIPSKRIHAMVPVLDTTDLEDGLALMRRAGRHLAQVRNSAGETTAVLFLEDIIEELIGEVQDATRRGRR is encoded by the coding sequence ATGAGCGACTGGGGAGGAATCGCCTGGCTGGTCGTGCTGCTCGCGTTCAACGCGTTCTTCGTCGGCGCGGAGTTCGCCGTCATCTCGGCCCGGCGCTCCCAGATCGAGCCGCTCGCCGAGAGGGGCTCGCGATCGGCCAAGACGGCGCTGTACGCCATGGAGCACGCCACCCTCATGCTCGCGACCTCGCAGCTCGGCATCACGATCTGCTCGCTGCTGATCCTGAACGTCTCCGAGCCCGCCATCCACCACCTCCTGGCGGGTCCGCTGGGGCTGACCGGGCTCTCAGAGGCGGCGGTCGACGCGTTCGCGTTCATCGTCGCCCTCATCCTCGTCTCGTACCTCCACGTCGTGTTCGGCGAGATGGTGCCGAAGAACCTCGCGTTCTCGGTGCCCGACCGCGCGGTGCTGATGCTCGCGACTCCGCTGGTGTGGGTGTCGAAGCTGTTCCACCCGATCATCGTTTCGCTCAACTGGATCGCCAACGGCGTCGTGCGTCTGTTCCGCGTCGAGCCGAAGGATGAGGCGGCATCCACCTTCACCCTTGAAGAGGTGGCGACGATCGTCAATCAGTCGCGCATCGAGGGGGTGCTGAACGACACGTCGGGCACCGTGGCGGCGGCGGTCGAATTCACGGACAAGAAGGCGAAGGATGTCGCGGTGCCCCTCGCCGACCTCGTGACCCTGCCCGAGTCCGCGACCCCGGACGAGATCGAGCGTGCCGTCGCCAAGCACGGCTTCTCGCGCTACGTGATCGTCGACGGCGCGGGGCATCCGTTGGGGTACGTGCACCTGAAGGACATCCTCCAGGCGGCGGAAGGGCCGAATGCCTCGACCGACGTCGCGCGGCGGATCCCGTCGAAGCGGATCCACGCCATGGTCCCGGTCCTTGACACGACCGACCTCGAGGACGGTCTCGCTCTGATGCGCCGTGCCGGCCGACACCTCGCCCAGGTGCGGAACTCCGCCGGCGAGACGACCGCGGTGCTCTTCCTCGAGGACATCATCGAGGAGCTTATCGGCGAAGTGCAGGATGCTACGCGTCGGGGGAGGCGCTGA
- a CDS encoding NADH:flavin oxidoreductase/NADH oxidase, which translates to MSLLFTPLTINGITARNRLWVAPMCQYSAVDGLPQEWHHTHLTQFASGGAGIVIAEATAVSPEGRISPDDTGIWSDAHRDAWAPIVQGIRTRGAVPGIQLAHAGRKASTWSPFSGRRGTVSAHEGGWPAVAPSAIAFEGFAEPLALDIPGVDAVVDDFGAAARRAIEAGFQVIEIHAAHGYLLHEFLSPLSNHRDDAYGGSLENRARLLLRVVDAVRAEAPHAALFVRFSASDWADAGWGVDETAAVARWAAERGADFFDISSGGLVAHQQLTVGPGYQVALAAHVRQVAGVPVNAVGMIDDAAQAEQVLKDGSADAVMAGREWLRDPHYALRAASELGDDIDYWPKQYVRARR; encoded by the coding sequence ATGAGCCTGCTGTTCACTCCCCTGACCATCAACGGCATCACCGCGCGCAATCGCCTCTGGGTTGCGCCGATGTGCCAGTACAGCGCGGTCGACGGCCTCCCGCAGGAGTGGCACCACACCCACCTCACCCAGTTCGCGTCGGGCGGCGCGGGCATCGTCATCGCCGAGGCGACGGCGGTCTCACCGGAGGGGCGGATCTCGCCCGACGACACCGGCATCTGGAGCGACGCGCATCGCGACGCGTGGGCCCCGATCGTGCAGGGCATCCGCACCCGCGGCGCGGTACCGGGCATCCAGCTCGCCCACGCCGGACGCAAGGCGTCGACGTGGTCGCCCTTCTCCGGCCGCCGTGGCACGGTCTCAGCTCATGAGGGGGGCTGGCCCGCGGTCGCCCCCTCCGCCATCGCGTTCGAGGGGTTCGCCGAGCCGCTCGCCCTCGACATCCCCGGAGTGGATGCGGTCGTCGACGACTTCGGCGCTGCTGCGCGTCGCGCGATCGAGGCCGGCTTCCAGGTGATCGAGATCCACGCCGCCCACGGCTACCTGCTCCATGAGTTCCTCTCGCCGCTGTCCAACCACCGCGACGACGCGTACGGCGGATCCCTCGAGAATCGCGCGCGGCTGCTGCTGCGGGTCGTGGATGCGGTCCGGGCCGAAGCACCGCACGCCGCCCTGTTCGTGCGATTCTCGGCCTCTGACTGGGCGGACGCCGGGTGGGGTGTCGACGAGACGGCCGCGGTCGCGCGATGGGCCGCCGAGCGCGGAGCAGACTTCTTCGACATCTCGAGCGGCGGGCTCGTCGCCCACCAGCAGCTCACCGTCGGGCCGGGCTATCAGGTGGCTCTCGCCGCGCACGTGCGCCAGGTCGCCGGTGTGCCGGTGAACGCCGTCGGCATGATCGACGATGCCGCCCAGGCCGAACAGGTGTTGAAGGACGGATCCGCGGATGCTGTCATGGCCGGCCGCGAGTGGCTGCGCGATCCGCACTACGCGCTGCGCGCGGCATCCGAACTCGGCGACGACATCGACTACTGGCCGAAGCAGTACGTTCGCGCCCGGCGCTGA
- a CDS encoding ADP/ATP-dependent (S)-NAD(P)H-hydrate dehydratase — protein MAGSWTLADARGVLRSPTAADDKYSRGVVGFRTGSDAYPGAAVLGVEAAWRAGIGMVRYLGPDRAAQLVLARRPETVTADGRVQAWVIGSGMVPTAPPDADDASPGDSGRVGPTAARSAADTAALRGILSGAQPVIVDAGALDLAVGAHAPRIVTPHAREHARLRELLGLDPASAEDDDGRAAVAAQTAAALGATVVVKGAVTIVAQPDGWATRVTAGTPWLATAGTGDVLAGALGAVVAAAEARREAQGEAHGLGALAATAVWLHGRAATLAAGGLGAAGGPITALDVADALPLAVAEAIAAE, from the coding sequence ATGGCCGGGTCATGGACGCTCGCAGACGCCAGGGGCGTCCTTCGAAGCCCAACTGCGGCTGACGACAAGTATTCCCGAGGCGTCGTGGGCTTTCGCACCGGATCCGACGCGTACCCCGGCGCCGCGGTCCTCGGTGTCGAGGCGGCCTGGCGCGCGGGCATCGGCATGGTCCGCTACCTGGGTCCCGACCGCGCGGCACAGCTGGTGCTGGCCCGTCGGCCCGAGACGGTGACCGCCGATGGCCGGGTGCAGGCATGGGTGATCGGGTCGGGGATGGTCCCCACGGCCCCTCCAGACGCCGATGACGCGTCGCCCGGAGACTCTGGGCGCGTGGGCCCGACCGCCGCCAGGTCGGCGGCCGACACCGCGGCGCTGCGCGGCATCCTGTCGGGAGCGCAGCCCGTCATCGTCGACGCGGGCGCCCTCGATCTCGCGGTCGGGGCACACGCGCCGCGGATCGTCACTCCGCACGCACGCGAGCACGCCCGCTTGCGGGAGCTGCTCGGACTCGATCCTGCGTCGGCCGAGGACGACGATGGGCGTGCAGCCGTCGCGGCGCAGACGGCGGCCGCGCTCGGTGCGACCGTCGTGGTGAAGGGTGCCGTGACGATCGTGGCGCAGCCCGACGGATGGGCGACACGCGTCACCGCCGGCACACCGTGGCTCGCGACCGCGGGCACCGGAGACGTGCTGGCGGGTGCCCTCGGTGCCGTCGTCGCAGCCGCGGAGGCGCGCCGGGAGGCGCAGGGCGAGGCGCACGGGCTCGGCGCGCTCGCCGCCACGGCGGTCTGGCTTCACGGACGGGCGGCGACACTCGCGGCAGGTGGGCTGGGTGCGGCAGGGGGGCCGATCACTGCGCTCGACGTCGCCGACGCGCTGCCGCTCGCTGTCGCCGAGGCCATCGCCGCTGAATGA
- a CDS encoding glycosyltransferase 87 family protein → MSRRGWLWVAFVVVHAAIAIFGFTMPNQPMGDVYFVYEPWSLAALRGDGIVGVTSSWVYPQLALIPMVLAHGLECIAGYEVAWAIMVTAFSALGFAVLVGRGRSQGRFTAAAFWLAYTALLGPIAMYRIDAVTVPLAVAGCLWLVGRPWLASALLAVATWIKVWPAALLLAALIAVRRRGAVIGGALAVSAATIVVVVLLGGGGHVFGFITDQADRGLQIEAPVSMAYLWLAVAKVPGSFLYYDRDLLTFQASGPEVDVVIALMTPLLALVVSAIAILGVVKLRRGASFAGLFPPLALSLVLALFVVNKVGSPQYLTWLIAPIVIGLVIDRRRWWRLATAALAVALLTQLNYPLLYGYLLISDAGAVAVLTARNLLAIALLVWSVIKLAKVPQRMRHPVPQPTPA, encoded by the coding sequence ATGTCGAGGCGGGGGTGGCTGTGGGTCGCGTTCGTCGTGGTGCATGCCGCGATCGCGATCTTCGGCTTCACTATGCCGAACCAGCCCATGGGCGATGTCTACTTCGTCTACGAGCCGTGGTCGCTCGCCGCGCTGCGGGGCGACGGCATCGTCGGGGTGACCTCGTCGTGGGTGTACCCCCAGCTCGCCCTCATCCCGATGGTCCTCGCGCACGGGCTGGAGTGTATCGCCGGGTACGAAGTCGCCTGGGCGATCATGGTGACCGCTTTCAGCGCCCTCGGCTTCGCGGTGCTCGTCGGCCGGGGCCGGTCGCAAGGACGGTTCACCGCCGCGGCGTTCTGGCTGGCCTACACGGCGCTCCTCGGGCCGATCGCGATGTACCGGATCGATGCCGTGACGGTGCCGCTGGCGGTCGCGGGATGCCTGTGGCTCGTCGGTCGCCCCTGGCTCGCCTCGGCGCTGCTCGCCGTCGCGACGTGGATCAAGGTGTGGCCGGCCGCTCTGCTGCTGGCAGCCCTGATCGCGGTGCGTCGTCGCGGTGCTGTCATCGGGGGTGCTCTCGCCGTCAGCGCCGCGACCATCGTGGTCGTGGTGTTGCTGGGCGGAGGCGGGCACGTGTTCGGCTTCATCACCGATCAGGCCGATCGCGGCCTTCAGATCGAGGCGCCGGTGAGCATGGCGTACCTGTGGCTGGCCGTCGCGAAGGTGCCGGGCTCCTTCCTCTACTACGACCGTGACCTCCTGACGTTTCAGGCGTCGGGGCCGGAGGTCGACGTCGTCATCGCGCTGATGACGCCATTGCTCGCCCTCGTCGTCTCGGCGATCGCGATCCTCGGCGTGGTCAAGCTGCGGCGAGGAGCGAGTTTCGCCGGGCTGTTCCCGCCGCTCGCCTTGAGCCTCGTGCTCGCGCTGTTCGTCGTCAACAAGGTCGGTTCGCCGCAGTACCTCACCTGGCTGATCGCGCCGATCGTGATCGGCCTGGTGATCGACCGCCGGCGCTGGTGGCGCCTCGCGACCGCGGCGCTCGCCGTGGCCCTGCTCACGCAGCTCAACTATCCGCTCCTCTACGGCTATCTCCTCATTTCGGATGCCGGCGCCGTCGCCGTGCTCACCGCGCGCAACCTGTTGGCGATCGCCCTCCTCGTCTGGTCGGTCATCAAACTCGCGAAGGTGCCGCAGCGGATGCGGCATCCCGTACCTCAGCCGACTCCCGCCTGA
- a CDS encoding thiamine-binding protein, protein MLIAFSVAPSGTGAADGSVHDAVAAAVRVVRDSGLPHRTTSMFTELEGEWDEVFDVVKRATDAVLPFGSRVSLVLKADIRPGYSGEIDGKVERLEEALANPDHGDSVSV, encoded by the coding sequence ATGCTCATCGCCTTCTCCGTCGCCCCGAGCGGCACCGGCGCGGCTGACGGCTCGGTGCACGACGCCGTGGCCGCGGCTGTCCGCGTTGTCCGCGACAGCGGGCTGCCACACCGCACCACGTCGATGTTCACCGAGCTCGAGGGTGAGTGGGACGAGGTCTTCGACGTCGTGAAGCGTGCCACCGACGCCGTGCTTCCGTTCGGCTCGCGGGTGTCCCTGGTGCTCAAGGCCGACATCCGTCCCGGCTACTCCGGCGAGATCGACGGCAAGGTCGAGCGGCTCGAAGAGGCGCTGGCGAATCCTGATCACGGCGATTCGGTGTCCGTCTGA
- a CDS encoding MFS transporter produces MWALLSLAIGSFGIGMTEFVVMGLLPDIAQDLLPAQWAADQESAIAQTGWLISLYALGVVVGAPTIAGAVAKYPRHRVMIGLALALTVFNALTFVLPTFELVAASRFLAGLPHGAYFGIGALVAADILGPGKRAKGVAFVLTGLTIANVVGVPLGTYLGQQAGWRAAFVVVAAIFAAATICIGFFVPEHAGDPVRTLRAELAVFRIGQVWLTLAVGAIGFGGFFAVYSYIAPVVTEVAGSPQWVVPIILVIMGLGMTAGNLTGGVLADRDLRRTMIGGFIALAIVQSALALSAQGIWALGVFIFATGFISSALSPAIQTRLMDVAEDNQSIAAALNHSALNMGNSLGAFLGGTVIAIGWGFVAPAWVGVGLALAGLALAIVSLSLERSRTPVAV; encoded by the coding sequence ATGTGGGCGCTCCTCTCCCTCGCCATCGGCAGCTTCGGCATCGGCATGACCGAGTTCGTCGTCATGGGTCTGCTGCCCGACATCGCCCAGGACCTGCTGCCCGCCCAGTGGGCCGCCGATCAGGAGAGTGCGATCGCGCAGACCGGCTGGCTGATCTCGCTGTACGCGCTCGGCGTCGTCGTCGGTGCCCCGACCATCGCGGGGGCCGTCGCCAAATACCCACGGCATCGCGTCATGATCGGGCTCGCTCTCGCGCTGACCGTGTTCAATGCACTCACCTTCGTCCTCCCCACCTTCGAACTGGTCGCGGCGTCGCGCTTCCTCGCGGGCCTGCCGCACGGTGCCTACTTCGGCATCGGCGCGCTCGTCGCGGCCGACATCCTCGGTCCGGGCAAGCGCGCCAAGGGAGTCGCCTTCGTGCTCACCGGCCTCACGATCGCGAACGTGGTCGGCGTTCCGCTCGGCACGTATCTGGGTCAGCAGGCCGGATGGCGCGCAGCCTTCGTCGTCGTCGCGGCGATCTTCGCGGCCGCCACGATCTGCATCGGGTTCTTCGTGCCGGAGCACGCCGGGGATCCGGTGCGGACGCTCCGTGCCGAGCTCGCGGTGTTCCGCATCGGCCAAGTGTGGCTGACCCTCGCGGTGGGTGCGATCGGCTTCGGGGGATTCTTCGCCGTGTACAGCTACATCGCCCCCGTGGTCACGGAGGTCGCGGGCTCGCCGCAGTGGGTCGTGCCGATCATCCTCGTGATCATGGGACTCGGGATGACGGCGGGCAACCTCACCGGAGGCGTGCTCGCCGACCGCGACCTCAGGCGGACGATGATCGGGGGATTCATCGCGCTGGCGATCGTGCAGAGCGCGCTCGCGCTCTCGGCGCAGGGGATCTGGGCGCTCGGTGTGTTCATCTTCGCCACAGGCTTCATCTCATCCGCGCTCAGCCCCGCCATCCAGACGCGTCTCATGGACGTCGCCGAAGACAATCAGTCCATCGCGGCTGCGCTGAACCACTCGGCGCTCAACATGGGCAACAGCCTCGGCGCTTTCCTCGGCGGAACCGTCATCGCGATCGGCTGGGGTTTCGTCGCACCGGCGTGGGTCGGCGTCGGCCTCGCCCTTGCGGGGCTCGCCCTCGCGATCGTCAGCCTCTCGCTGGAGCGTTCCCGCACACCTGTCGCCGTCTGA
- a CDS encoding NUDIX hydrolase, translated as MPDTPSSTEQALQAIADAVGDGRQRVESDLSDPAIPVAATVVLLRNGGDGLEVLMIERPDRGSFAGAWVFPGGKLEPGDREPPADASSAGSATEEADARRAAVRETFEETGLELAASALVTVSCWDPPPGLPLRIRTWFFVVAAPPAEELRLQPGEAVASEWLRPADALQRHAQGEFTLYPPTWVTLYGLNDATDVEAVLATTRLAATRSFETQVRRGPSGPVFYWREDAEYEGDRPDAASGPRHRLEVGASPWVYTYRQ; from the coding sequence ATGCCGGATACCCCGTCCTCCACCGAACAGGCGCTGCAGGCGATCGCCGATGCGGTCGGCGACGGGCGGCAACGGGTCGAATCCGACCTGTCGGACCCCGCGATTCCGGTCGCTGCGACTGTCGTGCTGCTGCGCAACGGCGGCGACGGCCTCGAAGTGCTCATGATCGAGCGGCCGGATCGCGGTTCGTTCGCCGGGGCGTGGGTGTTCCCCGGCGGAAAGCTCGAGCCGGGCGATCGTGAGCCGCCTGCCGACGCGTCGTCCGCCGGCAGCGCGACCGAGGAGGCGGACGCGCGACGCGCGGCGGTGCGCGAGACGTTCGAAGAGACCGGGCTCGAGCTCGCGGCATCCGCTCTCGTCACGGTGTCGTGCTGGGACCCGCCGCCGGGGCTTCCTCTTCGCATCCGCACCTGGTTCTTCGTCGTCGCGGCGCCGCCCGCGGAAGAGCTCCGGCTCCAACCCGGCGAGGCGGTCGCGTCCGAGTGGCTGCGCCCCGCCGACGCGCTGCAGCGCCACGCGCAGGGCGAGTTCACGCTGTATCCGCCGACCTGGGTGACTCTCTACGGCCTCAACGACGCCACTGATGTGGAGGCCGTGCTCGCGACGACGCGACTCGCCGCGACCCGCTCGTTCGAGACGCAGGTGCGGCGCGGACCATCCGGTCCGGTCTTCTACTGGCGGGAGGACGCCGAGTACGAGGGCGATCGGCCGGATGCGGCATCCGGCCCTCGCCACCGGCTCGAGGTCGGCGCGAGTCCATGGGTCTACACCTACCGACAGTGA
- the metX gene encoding homoserine O-acetyltransferase MetX, which translates to MDWQTSEDTVPSAPVTEADARQLLGRPPATGAWRDGDPVGDRQFAAFGAFRTEGGRELPAYRLAYETWGELNATRSNAVLVLHALTGDSHVCGSAGPGHPTEGWWGDVVGQGAPIDTDRWFVVAPNMLGGCQGSTGPASIGPDGYEWASRFPYLTIRDQVAAQVRLADALGIDVWAAVLGGSMGGMHALEWAIALPDRVERVGVLSAPPSNTADQIALNSVQLEAIRIDPRFQAGEYYDAADGDGPNRGLALARRMALLNYRSPTELNQRFQRSWQSGVSPLGHGGRFAVESYLDFHGNRFTRRFDANSYMTLVEAMNSHDVGRDRGGVEDALARVTATALVLGIDSDRLFPIEGQHRIARGIRTALDGDRAVVLSSDFGHDGFLIETNAVGAHLRRLLES; encoded by the coding sequence ATGGACTGGCAGACCTCCGAAGACACCGTGCCCTCGGCCCCGGTGACGGAGGCGGATGCCCGCCAGCTGCTCGGACGACCGCCGGCGACGGGGGCATGGCGTGATGGCGACCCTGTGGGCGACCGGCAGTTCGCCGCCTTCGGGGCGTTCCGCACCGAAGGCGGGCGGGAGCTTCCGGCTTACCGCCTTGCGTACGAGACGTGGGGCGAGCTCAACGCGACACGCAGCAACGCCGTCCTGGTTCTTCACGCGCTGACGGGCGACAGCCACGTGTGCGGCTCGGCGGGTCCGGGGCATCCGACCGAGGGGTGGTGGGGAGACGTCGTCGGCCAGGGCGCGCCCATCGACACCGATCGGTGGTTCGTCGTCGCGCCGAACATGCTGGGCGGCTGCCAGGGGTCGACAGGACCCGCGAGCATCGGGCCCGACGGCTACGAGTGGGCGTCTCGATTTCCGTATCTGACGATCCGCGACCAGGTCGCCGCCCAGGTACGCCTCGCCGATGCGCTGGGGATCGATGTCTGGGCAGCGGTGCTGGGCGGTTCGATGGGCGGCATGCACGCCCTCGAGTGGGCGATCGCGCTGCCGGATCGGGTCGAGCGGGTCGGGGTGCTGTCCGCTCCGCCGTCGAACACCGCCGACCAGATCGCCCTCAACTCGGTGCAGCTCGAGGCGATCCGCATCGATCCGCGATTCCAGGCGGGCGAGTACTACGACGCAGCGGACGGCGACGGGCCGAATCGAGGCCTCGCCCTCGCGCGCCGGATGGCGCTGCTGAACTATCGGTCGCCCACCGAGCTCAACCAGCGGTTCCAGCGCTCGTGGCAGTCGGGGGTGAGCCCTCTCGGGCATGGCGGCCGCTTCGCGGTCGAGTCATACCTCGACTTCCACGGCAACCGCTTCACCCGCCGATTCGACGCGAACTCCTACATGACCCTGGTCGAGGCGATGAACTCCCACGATGTGGGGCGCGATCGAGGCGGCGTCGAGGACGCTCTCGCCCGGGTCACCGCCACCGCGCTCGTCCTGGGGATCGACAGCGACCGGCTGTTCCCGATCGAGGGGCAGCATCGCATCGCGCGAGGCATTCGCACGGCCCTGGACGGCGATCGCGCGGTCGTGCTGTCGAGCGACTTCGGGCACGACGGATTCCTCATCGAGACGAACGCGGTCGGGGCGCACCTGCGACGGCTGCTCGAGAGCTGA
- a CDS encoding bifunctional o-acetylhomoserine/o-acetylserine sulfhydrylase, whose product MSAPENWRFETKQIHSGAQPDPVTKARATPIYQTTSYVFDNTDHAANLFALAEFGNIYTRIMNPTQAVVEERVAALEGGTGALLVSSGQAAETIAVLNIAEAGDHIVSSSSIYGGTYNLFKYTLAKLGIETTFVENQDDPEEWRAAVRPNTKLFFAETIGNPKINILDIGLVAGVAHENGIPLIVDNTIATPYLIKPFEHGADIVIHSATKFLGGHGTVIGGVIVDGGKFEWSKNVEKFPGLTVPDPSYHGASYTAAVGDGLAFIIKARVQLLRDLGAAISPQSAWLLIQGIETLSLRIERHVQNAQETAEWLENHEDVASVNYSGLPTSPWYAAANKYAPKGVGAVLSFELKGGVAAGREFVNSLTLFSHLANIGDVRSLVIHPASTTHSQLTPEQQLTTGVTPGLVRLSLGLENIEDLKADLEQALGAARRVSEAARA is encoded by the coding sequence ATGTCAGCACCCGAGAACTGGCGTTTCGAGACCAAGCAGATCCACTCGGGCGCGCAGCCCGATCCGGTGACGAAGGCTCGCGCGACACCCATCTACCAGACGACGTCGTACGTCTTCGACAACACCGACCACGCCGCGAACCTGTTCGCACTGGCCGAGTTCGGCAACATCTACACCCGCATCATGAACCCGACGCAGGCCGTCGTCGAGGAGCGCGTCGCTGCGCTCGAGGGCGGCACCGGAGCGCTCCTCGTCTCGAGCGGCCAGGCGGCCGAGACCATCGCCGTGCTCAACATCGCGGAGGCGGGCGACCACATCGTCTCGTCCAGCTCGATCTATGGCGGCACGTACAACCTTTTCAAGTACACGCTGGCGAAGCTGGGCATCGAGACCACGTTCGTCGAGAACCAGGACGACCCCGAGGAGTGGCGCGCAGCGGTGCGCCCCAACACGAAGCTCTTCTTCGCCGAGACGATCGGCAACCCGAAGATCAACATCCTCGACATCGGGCTGGTCGCGGGCGTCGCTCACGAGAACGGCATCCCGCTCATCGTCGACAACACGATCGCGACGCCGTACCTCATCAAACCGTTCGAGCACGGCGCCGACATCGTGATCCACTCGGCGACGAAGTTCCTCGGCGGCCACGGCACGGTCATCGGCGGCGTGATCGTCGACGGCGGCAAGTTCGAGTGGTCGAAGAACGTCGAGAAGTTCCCGGGCCTCACGGTGCCCGACCCCTCGTACCACGGCGCCAGCTACACCGCCGCGGTCGGCGACGGACTCGCGTTCATCATCAAGGCCCGCGTGCAGCTGCTTCGCGACCTCGGTGCCGCCATCTCGCCCCAGAGTGCCTGGCTGCTCATCCAGGGCATCGAGACGCTGTCGCTGCGCATCGAGCGGCATGTGCAGAATGCCCAGGAGACCGCGGAGTGGCTCGAGAACCATGAGGATGTGGCATCCGTCAACTACTCGGGTCTGCCGACGTCGCCGTGGTACGCCGCAGCCAACAAGTACGCCCCGAAGGGTGTGGGAGCGGTCCTCTCGTTCGAGCTCAAGGGCGGTGTCGCGGCGGGTCGCGAGTTCGTGAACTCGCTGACGCTGTTCAGCCACCTCGCCAACATCGGCGATGTGCGCTCGCTCGTCATCCACCCGGCGTCGACGACGCACTCGCAGCTCACGCCCGAGCAGCAGCTCACGACGGGTGTGACGCCCGGACTCGTGCGCCTCTCGCTGGGGCTCGAGAACATCGAGGACCTCAAGGCGGATCTCGAGCAGGCGCTGGGCGCCGCGCGCCGCGTGTCGGAGGCGGCTCGCGCATAG